The window AGCGGGCTTTGATGGAAGAACGTCTCCGCCGAATGGAACGTTACATGGGGTTGGGGTCACTCGCGGCAGGTTTGCAGCACGAGATCAAGAATCCGCTCAGTGCCCTGTCCCTGCATATCCAGTTGCTTTGCGAACGATTGGAAACGACCACGCAGGACGCGGAAGTCGACGAACTGCTAGACGTTTTGCACACGGAGATCCGCCGTATCAACGACGTCTTGGACGGGTTCCGCAACTACGCCTCCACCAACCAAGTCGGTCGAACTTCCGTGGACGTGGCGATTTTGATTGAACGATTGGTGCGTTTGCTGCGTCCGCAGGCTGAGCAGCAATCGGTGAAGCTGGACGTGCAGCTACCCGCTGAAATGGTGGGACTGATTGAGGGCGATTCCGTCGGTCTCGAACAAGTCCTGCTGAACTTGGCGCTAAACGGAATGGCAGCGATGACTGATGGAGGCAAGCTCACCTTCCGGCTCAGTCGCCAGGACGAGTTCGTTCGGATCGATGTGCGGGACGACGGCATCGGTATTCCCGAAGAAATTCGGTCCCAAATTTTTGACCCTTACTTCACGACTCGCAACAACGGCACTGGCATGGGGCTGGCTTTGTGTGACAAGATCGTTCGTCAGCACGATGGTAGCATCGATTTTCGGGTGATTGAGAACTCCAATCCCGACTCCGACCATTCCGTATTGGGTACCGAGTTCACGGTCCTCCTTCCACTGAGTCAATCAGCATGAACCGCAGCGAATTTTCGGTACTGATCGTCGATGATGAACCCAACATTCGTTCGGGGCTTCAGAAGGGGTTGGTCAATGAAGCGGATCGAATCGAAACCGCAGCCGACGCTGAACAAGGTTTGGCAACGTTTGAAACAGGTGTTTACCAATTGGTGATCGCCGACGTTCGGCTGGGTGGTGGCATGGACGGGATCGAATTGCTGGGGCGAATTCGGCATATCGATCCGGAGGTCGCCGTCATCGTCATCACCGCCCACGGCACAGTTGAAACCGCCGTCGATGCGATGCGTGCCGGCGCGTTTGATTTCATCTCCAAACCGCTCGATTTGAATTTGGTTCGGCAACAGGTTCGGAAAGCCCGAGAGCACCGAGAGCTGCGTCAAGAAAACCAGTCTTTGCGAACTCGATTGGCCGACGCCGGTGAGTTGTCAAACATCATCGGTCAGTGTGCCGCGATGCAGGACGTATTTCATCAAATCCGACAGGTCGCCGCGACCGAAGCCACGGTGATGATCCAGGGCGAGAGCGGTTCGGGCAAAGAACTGGTGGCGCGAGCGTTGCATGATTTGAGCGACCGAAGCGGTGGACCATTCGTGGCGGTCAATCTGGGCGCGATGCCCGAGACACTTCTTGAGAGCGAGTTGTTTGGCCACGAAAAAGGATCATTCAGCGGCGCTTCGCGGCAAAAGCCAGGCTGTTTCGAGCAAGCGACCGGTGGGACTTTGTTTCTCGACGAAGTGACGGAGATGTCAGCGAAAAGCCAAGTGGATTTGCTGAGGGTGTTGGAGTCACGTCGCTTCACGCGTGTCGGCGGAGAGAAGTTGCTGGAAACGGACGTGCGAGTGGTTTCCGCCACCAACAAATCGGTGCCCGAGTTGATTCAAGACGGTTCCTTTCGCGAGGATCTTTACTACCGACTGAATGTCATTCCGATCGAAGTGCCGTCGCTTCGTCAGCGTCGCGATGACATCCCTTTGTTGATCGAACACTTCCTTCAACATTTCTGTTCGCGTCATGGTCGCCCGATGAAGCAGATTGCTCCGGATGCCATGCGTGTGCTGGTTGGTGCCCAGTGGCCGGGGAACGTCCGGCAGCTTCGCAATTTGGTCGAGCGATTGGTGGTGACTCACACCGGCGACGTGATAGACTCAAACGAACTGCCCACCGATTTGCAGCCGGCCATGACGGACCGAGGGGTCAAGACGCAGCCGGCCTCGCTCAGCGAAGCGGTCGAAAACTGCGAACGTGAGATGATCTCGACCATTCTGGCCGAATGCGATTTTCATCGAGAAAACACGGCCAAGCGGCTCGGTGTCAGCGTCCGGACACTCCACTACAAAATGGGTCGCTACGGTCTGCACTGAATCGTGCAATTCTTTGCAGGTTTCACGCAATCGTTTGCACGTCCACGTCACGGATGGGCAGCCGAAGCGGCAACTCTCTGCGTTTTCCAAAAAAATGAAATAGGTTTCGCCGCGGAAAACGCGGGCAAAACGAGCGGTCCGTCCCCGGTCATGCCCGATGCCAAGTCGGGTTGGTACGGTGCCTGCAATTGAGTGCGTCGGCCTCTGCAATGGCAGAGGTTTTCACTCAATTCGCGATGCCGACTTCATGATGAATGCACCTTCGGATTCTTCGACCGCCAGCATGGACACCCCACCCCGCGGTGACATCAGCGGGTTCAAGCGATTTCTGAAAGACGATTTGATCGCCGGCGGTTTGGTGTTTTTGATCGCCCTGCCATTGTGCTTGGGGATCTCACTCGCCTCCGGGTTCCCCGCGATTGCCGGTGTATTCACCGCGATCGTTGGTTCCATTCTGACGACCTTTTTGAGCAACAGCGAGCTCACCATCAAAGGTCCCGCGGCTGGGATGATCGTGATCGTACTGGGTGCCGTGAATAGCTTTGGCTATACCGCCGGAGTGGATCCCGTCGCAGACATGCAGGCGTACAAAATGGCGCTCGCCGTCGGTGTTGTGGCCGGTTTGGTTCAGATCGCATTCGGCTTGCTACGAGCTGGCATTCTTGGTGACTTCTTCCCGACGGCAGCCGTCCACGGAATGCTGGCGGCGATTGGCGTCATCATCATGGTCAAACAACTGCCCATCGTTGTCGGCCAGTCCGCCAGCGGCGAACCGCTTGAAATCTTGCAAGAGCTACCGCACCTCTTGATGAATGCGAATCCCGAGATCGCATTGATTGGCGGTGTGTCACTGCTGATCCTGTTCGGGTTGGCATTTCTGAAAAGTCGTACCAGCGACGGCTTCATCAACAAGATCCCTGGTCCGTTGGTGGTTCTGTTGGTTGCAATCCCGATGGGAATGGCGATGAATCTGAGCAGCGACCACACCTACACTCTGATGGGAAAAGAATTCACGGTCGGCGAAAGCGACTTAGTGACTGTGCCTTTCAACCTGTTTGGTGCGATCACGTTTCCTGATTTTGGTGTTTTCCTCAACAGCGAAACACTTCCCGCTGCTCTGGGCTGGGTGCTGATGTTTGCGTTGATTGGTTCACTGGAATCGTTGCTCAGCGCTAAAGCGGTCGACATGTTGGATCCCCACAAACGAAAAACGAATCTGGACCGAGACCTTTGGGCGGTTGGTGTTGGAAACATGGCGGCGTCGTTGATCGGCGGCCTTCCCATGATCTCAGAGATCGTGCGGAGCAAAGCCAACATTGACAATCAAGCCAAGACTCGATTCGCGAATATGTGGCACGGAGTCTTCTTATTGGGATTCGTCGCTTTGTTGCCTGGTTTGATCCACAACATTCCGCGAGCGGCGTTGGCCGCGATGTTGGTCTTCACCGGCTTTCGTTTGGCATCGCCCAGTGAATTCCGAAGTGTGTACCGCGTTGGCCGCGAACAATTGATCATTTTCGCGACGACATTGGTTGCCGTCCTCGCCACGGATCTGTTGATCGGAATTGCGATCGGTATTGCGACCAAGTTTGCCATTCACATGATCAATGGAGTTCCTTTGCGATCGTTGTTTGTGCCGACGTTGCAATTCGATGAAACGTCCGAAACGGAAGTCAATGTTCACGCAGGCGATTCGGCTGTGTTCAGCAACTGGATCGGTTTTCGGCGTCAGGTTGTCGAAAAGAGTCTCAAACAAGGCAAGAACTGCACCGTCGATTTCAGTGACGTTCACTTGATCGATCACAGTGTGATGGAAAAATTGCACGAACTCGAAGGCGAATTCGCTCGTGAAGGGATTGAATTGAACGTCGTTGGGATGGATCATCACCAACCGTTCTCACGACACCCGATGGCTGCTCGAAAGCGATCTTTCGTGAGTCATTGATTCGATCCTTTTGCCCCCTTCGACGTCATGACGCGTCTCTTCGCAGGAACACCGTTTGATATTCCTCCGACCTGCGATTTGTGCGGTCAGAAGGAATCCGAGTGCAAATGCACGCCCCAGCAAAAGGCTGAAGCTGAGGCTCAACAGCAACGGGAAGCCGACCGATTGCCGCCGGAAAAACAGACCGCACGTGTTCGATTGGATCGACGTAAAGGTGGCCGAACCGTCACGCTGGTCGAAGGTTTGACGTCCCGGGCGAATGATTTACCCGAATTGCTCGGAAAGCTGCAATCTGCATGCGGTGCGGGTGGGACGGTGAAGAAGGCGGACGACTTCATCGAACTGCAGGGCGACCACGTGGAACGAGTGCGGCAGAAACTTGCCGAGATCGGCTATCGACTCAGGAAGTGATCCGAAGATAGAAGTCGGCGGATGGTTTCCACCCTCGCACGACTCGTTTGGGTGAGATTTTGTTTTGATTGCAGATAGCGTTGTTCCTCCGCCAATCGCTGCAACAACCGTTCGTCCTTTCGCAACAGAAACCACGGCCCAAACATCAATCCCATGGACTCATCCAAGCCGACCTCATTTAGCTTCTGATAGACCGGATCGTGTGGTGGTCCAAACCGCGAAAAAACCAACACTTCGAAGCGCCGTTTGGTGCCGGTGCACTTTTCGTCCGTTAGCCAATAGCCGTTGTCTCTTGCCCATTGCCGGACCGAGGCGATCGCTTGGTTGGGTTGTAAAACGAGCTGTTTGGGCAGTCGGTTCGGATGCTCACTGAGAATGCGAACAATCGATTGACCGCCCATGCCACAAATGCTCAGTGAATCAATCTCATTTTCCTCGATGACGTCCATCCCCTCGCCGAGTCGAACTTCCGCGTTGAGTCGTTCCAACGTGGCGGAGGAATTCCGATACGGTTGCAGTTTGTTCTCCACCGCGATGCCTCGCTCGATTCGGTCGGCTGACAGCAGAGCGGCGAGCAGATGCCCATGATCCGATCCAATGTCGGCGTGGATCTTTCCTCGGATTTCTGCCGCAACCAGTTTGAGGCGGGCATCAAGTCGAGGCATGGCAGATCAAAGAGTTTGCGTTCGCAACGCAGCACGATCGTTGAGGAAATCTCGAAGCTCTTGAGCCAATTGGCCCGCGGACTGGGGGCGTTCCTCGGGATCGTCGGACAGACATCGAGACAGGATGGATTCGAGTTTCGGGTTGAACTTGGGATTGATTTCGGTCGCCGGTCGCGGATCGGTGTTCGCAATCGCATCGATCGTTTCTTCGCGGCTCAGCGACAGTGCACCGTGCGGGTGCTCTCGAAGCAGAAACAGATAAAGCATCGTTGCGACTGCGTAAAGGTCCGATCGATGATCGACGCTATTTGCGTCACCGCGGGCTTGTTCCGGTGACATGTAAAGTGGTGTACCCAGGACAGCGCCATCGTGGGTGCTGTTTGCCGACACTGGTGATTTGGTTCGGAACATGGATTTGCTCAATCCAAAATCAACCAACTTGGGTTGTTCGTCGGGACCCACCATGATGTTGGATGGTTTGACGTCTCGATGGATCACACCATGATCGTGCGCGTGTTGCAATGCATCGCAAACCATCGCCATCATCTCGATGATGCGAGTCGCACGGGGAGATTCCCGAGCGATGTAATTCGCCAAAGACTCGCCATCGATCAATTCCATCGCGTAGTAAGCAAGGTCGCGTTCTAGATGGCTCGCATAGATGGTTGCGATTCCCGGATGATCCATTTTTCGCATCACCTGAATTTCGCGAGCGAACCGTTCGAAGACCAAATCGGTTGCCAGGTCCGCGCGAATGATCTTGATCGCTGCCGGTTTGCCCGAGGCACGATGCATGCCTTTCCACACGGTCGCAAAGGCTCCTCGTCCGATCAGATGATCAATGTCGAAGCCTTCGATTTGAGGTTTCGTCCACTTCATCGGTGGAACGGCTTCGACAATCCGCCTCGCGGCGGTCAGGCGGCTCTTTAAAAGCGGCGCGACAATTGGTTTTGTTAAATAGTCGTCGGCGCCCGCGTCCAAACCCTGAATCATGTCTTCGTCGCGATCGCGACTGGTGAGCAGAATGATATAGGTGAATGGGTTTTCGGGATCCTGTTTGATCCGGCGGCAGATTTCGACTCCCTCCATCCCCGGCATCAACCAATCGAGCAACGCCAACCGAGGCGGGTCGTCGGACTGAAGAAGCTCATAAGCCTCGTTCCCATCCGAAGCCAGCTCGATCCGGTAGCCCCAGTTTTCGACAGCCGCCGAAATCAGGTTTCGCCAAACTGGATTGTCGTCAGCGATCAGCAATTTCATAGTGTTTCGTTTCCGGGGTTTTCTCTTCCGGATGAAGAACGCAGAAACTTCTTCAGTTCAGTTTGGGCCAAATCGAAGGCACTAGCGAGTGCTTTCATCTGATTGTTGAAAAAATGCGAGGACTTCTCTTGAGACGTTTCCCCAGAAGAAAAGGTTTCCAACCTGTCAGCGATTTCTTGAGCCCGCGTCGCACCGATTGCCGAAGCGGTTCCTTTTAACGTGTGTGCGGCTCGTGCAATTTGAGTTGAATCGCCCACTTCGATGGCTTGTTGAAGCCTTTGCATTTGTGGTGGCAATTCATCCGTGATGGTTTGGACCAACATGGCGAGCACCTGCAAATCACCGCCAACATTGTGAAGGATCACCTCGCGGTTCAATGGTTCGGCCGACGGTTCGTCAACATTGGTTGAAGGTGACTTTTCGATTGATTGAGGCGAAGAAACCAAGTCATCTTGGTTATCGGTATGAGTGGCGAACGATTCGATTGTTTCAAACAAAACCTCCGGCGGATAGGGCTTTGTAAGGCAATCATTCATCCCCGCGTCCAAGCATCGTTGTCGGTCTTCACGCATTGCATGGGCGGTCAATGCGACAATGGGAACCTCGCTGGCCGGAGCAGGCAAGTCGTTTCGAATGATCTGAGTCGCCGTCAAACCGTCAATTTCAGGCATTTGCACGTCCATCAGAACCAGGTCGAATGAATGCAATCGGAGTTGTTCGATTGCGTCTTTCGCATTGGAAACGGATGTCACACGATGACCTCTCGAACGCAGCATGGTTTCCGCGACGGTGCGGTTGATGGCACCGTCTTCAACTAGCAATAGTTCACGCGGTTGGTCGCACTGACCAAATGACTTGGTGGACGTCTCGAGCGGCTGTGTCTTCGCAATCTCGTGAGGCTCCACCCCATTGGTTGTCCGCAACGGGATGTCGAAGCGAAAGCTGCTGCCTTCGTTTGGAACACTGCTGACCTGCAGACGTCCACCCATCAACTCCACCAATTGCGAACTGATTGATAAACCCAATCCGGTTCCGCCGAACCGTCGCGTCGTGGATGAGTCGCCTTGAGTGAATGCCTCAAAGATCTTGGCCTGCTGTTGCTGCGTCATGCCGATACCGGTGTCGGTGATCGTGAATGCGATGCGAGATCCTTTTGAATCCGATGTGTCCAACGTCGTCGCGTCTCGCGTTTCGTTCTCGACGGTTACAGTGACTCGACCCTGTTCGGTGAACTTCAGAGCGTTTCCGACCAGATTGATCAGGACCTGACGGAGTCGTGTGGGGTCACCGACAATGATTTCGGGGACTCCGACGGGCGGTTGGAATTGCAGATCAACCTCTTCGTTCTTGAGATTCACGACGGCGTGCATCGTTTGGCTGAGAAGATCCTTCAACTCAAACGGAACCGATTCCAACGTCATCTGTCCTGAATCGACCTTCGAGAAATCGAGGATGTCGTTCAGTACGGTGAGCAGACCTTTTGCCGATGTCTGAATCATATACATGTAGTGCCGTTGTTGCTCATCGAGCGAACTGCGGGTCATCAGTTCGGCGGTTCCCAAAATGCCGTGCATGGGCGTTCGGATTTCGTGGCTCATGTTGGCCAGGAATTGATTCTTGATAATGGCTGCTTGCCGAGCTTGCGCGGCGGCCTGGGTTGCCAAATCACGCTGGTCTTGCAACAGAGCGTGGCTGCGCTGTTGGGCAACGATTCCAGCCTTCAGCATTCCAATGCTGGTGACTGCACCCAAAAACAGAGTGATGAGTGCGGCAATGATTCCCATCGCACCGAGCCGGGTCAGGATGATCGAATGGATGTAGTTTTCGGCGGGGAAATCGACTCCGACCAACGCCTCAACCTTCCCATCGGCATCAAATAGAGGCGCGTAAGCGGAAACCCATTTCCCCCATCGGTCTCGACTGGGTTGATTGGCGAAAGTTGTCACTCCGCGGAAAGCTTGTTCGATTTGCTCGACGCTGCTGTCAGAAAAAATCTCGCCGATCTCAGTGCGACTTTCTCGAACGCCTTCAATCCTTCCATCGCCGCTATAGTCGGTCTCTGAGTCGACGATGATTTTGTAGAGATGTCCGTTGTTGTTTTCGCGATCGGGCAACGGACGGGTGGACAAATCTAACTCTGTGACCCGCCGCATGGTGTAGATGTCGGTGACTTGTGGATTGACCGACAACCAACGTTTCTGAGCCTCAATCATGCGAAGGTATTGCGGATCATCCGGCGATGTTTGCTCGTCGATGTTCGCATGCCCAAGCTGTTGCAACTCGGCCGCATAGGTTGGTGCGATTCCGAAAACTTGTTGTCGCATTCGCGATCGCTGGACACGGTCGGCGGTTTCGACCGCTATGAAACCACCGATCAGCAACAAGACGAGAATGCAGAATGACAACCTCGTTCGCAAGCCGGATCCAATCGCTTCGGGAGAGGTGGATGTTTCCGGGTGCGTCGTGGAAGGCGGCGGCATTGCCCGTCGGACGCGCGAAAGGATGGAGGAGTGCCCGACTAAGAACACGATGGTGAACAAAGCGTAGTCGATGCGATATTCGTACCACGCTTGCCACATTGGTCAGTTGCCCTGCGTGGGAGCGAGTGTGTGTAGCACCAGCATGCCGACTCCGACGAAGAGTGCGATCGTGTAGATCAGCACCACAATTGACCAGAGGACTCGTTGCCAAGCAGAGAAGTTTGGGTTTCGCCACAACAGCGGTATCCCGAAGGCACCAGTCACAAAAAACAAGACTGTCAATGTTGCCACGGGACGATTCGACCACTGGGCCGCATCGTCGTCATTGGTGCCTTTCAAGTACGCCGGTGCAACCGTTCCTGGCTGAATGACGATCGAACGGTGAACACGATCGGAGACGCCATGCGTTTGTTCCGCTGACGAGTCAACGCCTTCGTTCGGCGGGGGGAGTTCCAGGTTCGCTTCGGCGGAAGTCATCCAGACGATCTCGCTAAGGAAGTTTGTCGACGGCGGCACCGGCAGATGTTTCCGCTAATCGACTTTGTGCGGTGGCAACGAGCGGTTCGACAGCCGCATTGGACCCATACAGTTCTTCGATGCTGTACCAGATCTTCCGCGCCGCGATGGTTCGCCCTTCGACGAACATACGGTCGGCTTCTTTCAGCCGGTCCGTGATGATCCGG of the Rhodopirellula baltica SH 1 genome contains:
- a CDS encoding two-component system sensor histidine kinase NtrB — translated: MFDNHDGPSVRGFAAVLALLSLTAFAVTASMLYHVHHEQEIFAKLTQHLPKSDLEAARELSGELSLQGGLLVLLGLNTIGTAIAFAWVVRGYLTSERTLEDVKVYSADVLASMDAGVITTDRNGRMTSINPSGKQLVSCDEDHLGRTLESLGKLHSLLVEIREDVATYHHPIRDRDYNLDNQGHRQTLRAGCTLLRNRRGEEIGTVLHVRDVSERALMEERLRRMERYMGLGSLAAGLQHEIKNPLSALSLHIQLLCERLETTTQDAEVDELLDVLHTEIRRINDVLDGFRNYASTNQVGRTSVDVAILIERLVRLLRPQAEQQSVKLDVQLPAEMVGLIEGDSVGLEQVLLNLALNGMAAMTDGGKLTFRLSRQDEFVRIDVRDDGIGIPEEIRSQIFDPYFTTRNNGTGMGLALCDKIVRQHDGSIDFRVIENSNPDSDHSVLGTEFTVLLPLSQSA
- a CDS encoding sigma-54-dependent transcriptional regulator translates to MNRSEFSVLIVDDEPNIRSGLQKGLVNEADRIETAADAEQGLATFETGVYQLVIADVRLGGGMDGIELLGRIRHIDPEVAVIVITAHGTVETAVDAMRAGAFDFISKPLDLNLVRQQVRKAREHRELRQENQSLRTRLADAGELSNIIGQCAAMQDVFHQIRQVAATEATVMIQGESGSGKELVARALHDLSDRSGGPFVAVNLGAMPETLLESELFGHEKGSFSGASRQKPGCFEQATGGTLFLDEVTEMSAKSQVDLLRVLESRRFTRVGGEKLLETDVRVVSATNKSVPELIQDGSFREDLYYRLNVIPIEVPSLRQRRDDIPLLIEHFLQHFCSRHGRPMKQIAPDAMRVLVGAQWPGNVRQLRNLVERLVVTHTGDVIDSNELPTDLQPAMTDRGVKTQPASLSEAVENCEREMISTILAECDFHRENTAKRLGVSVRTLHYKMGRYGLH
- a CDS encoding SulP family inorganic anion transporter — its product is MMNAPSDSSTASMDTPPRGDISGFKRFLKDDLIAGGLVFLIALPLCLGISLASGFPAIAGVFTAIVGSILTTFLSNSELTIKGPAAGMIVIVLGAVNSFGYTAGVDPVADMQAYKMALAVGVVAGLVQIAFGLLRAGILGDFFPTAAVHGMLAAIGVIIMVKQLPIVVGQSASGEPLEILQELPHLLMNANPEIALIGGVSLLILFGLAFLKSRTSDGFINKIPGPLVVLLVAIPMGMAMNLSSDHTYTLMGKEFTVGESDLVTVPFNLFGAITFPDFGVFLNSETLPAALGWVLMFALIGSLESLLSAKAVDMLDPHKRKTNLDRDLWAVGVGNMAASLIGGLPMISEIVRSKANIDNQAKTRFANMWHGVFLLGFVALLPGLIHNIPRAALAAMLVFTGFRLASPSEFRSVYRVGREQLIIFATTLVAVLATDLLIGIAIGIATKFAIHMINGVPLRSLFVPTLQFDETSETEVNVHAGDSAVFSNWIGFRRQVVEKSLKQGKNCTVDFSDVHLIDHSVMEKLHELEGEFAREGIELNVVGMDHHQPFSRHPMAARKRSFVSH
- a CDS encoding translation initiation factor — protein: MTRLFAGTPFDIPPTCDLCGQKESECKCTPQQKAEAEAQQQREADRLPPEKQTARVRLDRRKGGRTVTLVEGLTSRANDLPELLGKLQSACGAGGTVKKADDFIELQGDHVERVRQKLAEIGYRLRK
- a CDS encoding class I SAM-dependent methyltransferase yields the protein MPRLDARLKLVAAEIRGKIHADIGSDHGHLLAALLSADRIERGIAVENKLQPYRNSSATLERLNAEVRLGEGMDVIEENEIDSLSICGMGGQSIVRILSEHPNRLPKQLVLQPNQAIASVRQWARDNGYWLTDEKCTGTKRRFEVLVFSRFGPPHDPVYQKLNEVGLDESMGLMFGPWFLLRKDERLLQRLAEEQRYLQSKQNLTQTSRARVETIRRLLSSDHFLSR
- a CDS encoding protein kinase domain-containing protein, coding for MKLLIADDNPVWRNLISAAVENWGYRIELASDGNEAYELLQSDDPPRLALLDWLMPGMEGVEICRRIKQDPENPFTYIILLTSRDRDEDMIQGLDAGADDYLTKPIVAPLLKSRLTAARRIVEAVPPMKWTKPQIEGFDIDHLIGRGAFATVWKGMHRASGKPAAIKIIRADLATDLVFERFAREIQVMRKMDHPGIATIYASHLERDLAYYAMELIDGESLANYIARESPRATRIIEMMAMVCDALQHAHDHGVIHRDVKPSNIMVGPDEQPKLVDFGLSKSMFRTKSPVSANSTHDGAVLGTPLYMSPEQARGDANSVDHRSDLYAVATMLYLFLLREHPHGALSLSREETIDAIANTDPRPATEINPKFNPKLESILSRCLSDDPEERPQSAGQLAQELRDFLNDRAALRTQTL
- a CDS encoding hybrid sensor histidine kinase/response regulator; protein product: MWQAWYEYRIDYALFTIVFLVGHSSILSRVRRAMPPPSTTHPETSTSPEAIGSGLRTRLSFCILVLLLIGGFIAVETADRVQRSRMRQQVFGIAPTYAAELQQLGHANIDEQTSPDDPQYLRMIEAQKRWLSVNPQVTDIYTMRRVTELDLSTRPLPDRENNNGHLYKIIVDSETDYSGDGRIEGVRESRTEIGEIFSDSSVEQIEQAFRGVTTFANQPSRDRWGKWVSAYAPLFDADGKVEALVGVDFPAENYIHSIILTRLGAMGIIAALITLFLGAVTSIGMLKAGIVAQQRSHALLQDQRDLATQAAAQARQAAIIKNQFLANMSHEIRTPMHGILGTAELMTRSSLDEQQRHYMYMIQTSAKGLLTVLNDILDFSKVDSGQMTLESVPFELKDLLSQTMHAVVNLKNEEVDLQFQPPVGVPEIIVGDPTRLRQVLINLVGNALKFTEQGRVTVTVENETRDATTLDTSDSKGSRIAFTITDTGIGMTQQQQAKIFEAFTQGDSSTTRRFGGTGLGLSISSQLVELMGGRLQVSSVPNEGSSFRFDIPLRTTNGVEPHEIAKTQPLETSTKSFGQCDQPRELLLVEDGAINRTVAETMLRSRGHRVTSVSNAKDAIEQLRLHSFDLVLMDVQMPEIDGLTATQIIRNDLPAPASEVPIVALTAHAMREDRQRCLDAGMNDCLTKPYPPEVLFETIESFATHTDNQDDLVSSPQSIEKSPSTNVDEPSAEPLNREVILHNVGGDLQVLAMLVQTITDELPPQMQRLQQAIEVGDSTQIARAAHTLKGTASAIGATRAQEIADRLETFSSGETSQEKSSHFFNNQMKALASAFDLAQTELKKFLRSSSGRENPGNETL